From Salvia splendens isolate huo1 chromosome 16, SspV2, whole genome shotgun sequence, a single genomic window includes:
- the LOC121771718 gene encoding uncharacterized protein LOC121771718: MGTVEGSRTQSNCSQKNSNVDSRDAATQQIESQFSPGDALEGDRDDDSFNIMSMPVDDTYILEVEFETQMANPEETQVVDLAEETQVVDLTGEIQVVDLPRDTQVVDLDGDTLSMDLDGETQMIDFADETQLVDLYEETQVVDLPGETQVLDEFNAELYLAECKQSNKTDVTCETQRLSEEPSAKIDDSVSIELDSTVDKNSPKEESPCRGFTSIRAASIRASGLAARARGASHGLSTTSTDKSSMEHQTSELNGPSLIGNVSKSLENGYSNESEGNPNRYKITSTAVRRLFREDEDAEGDKAETEINQTDDNHDMLEVLSYVDSQEPGDLSQERALEVVNRFLDVSFIEHDEDFGKKVQDVNKPKGVSAVKGSQDLAKRSTLQNTTGECGIYDWDDAREDDGGGEFFLKKRELFFDNVGPVPRCLTEPRKSKSVVESDKKMKADSKSRLGNLVHSDLGLLHKTRAKQKSLHGEEVVSKNIIRNLEEQLHEVSVPELADNCVDKNIPDDIGPDTQMAAEAMGDLCFQVHLSDSNKSGNKAVSSTWKDTTQNKFRNSTVHSEEDLPYFTRVGVVTRQAKRTKRISTRNSTMSSLAPVQRKIAKKRDDGVLREAEQRRSTVENVSSHNGAKLTGERSEKFSVPVQTSMKLDCPKVPSNSVNAKDEINKQASARSSGKRKNAVTMTIEDIRRIGLTRLKQSNKAFLDKSSTPDIDAVSNLQGKRSRQETSADAQHSRRLTRSSKVAGISPTNPDKDSSNHLPPRSDSGSRKIISRKNAKAKNSRNDADVCGTDRSNKKSISADAVGLNTSKQGDEKDYDGACTGGDERNGRQEASLICGTSYSTCATPTTRTALRHDVSPICKGDEYHKQSCRKNQSVIALMKELDDLHTGSPEPCSGMRGSRKRKDITTIRVLFSQHLDVDVVKQQKKILARLGGGVASSMLDATHFIADEFVRTRNMLEAIASGKPVVTRSWIESCGQASCLIDEKNYILRDAKKEKEFGFCLPVSLARASQHPLLQGQKVFVTPNTKPGKDILVNLVKAVHGMPVERLGRSVFKAEQLPDDLLILSCEEDYDACLPFLEKGGTIYSSELLLNGIVKQKLEYERHGLFADHVKRTRSTMWLKKTNKFLPVTK; this comes from the exons ATGGGGACTGTTGAAGGAAGCCGCACCCAGAGTAATTGCAGCCAGAAAAACTCGAATGTCGATTCAAGAGACGCTGCCACTCAGCAAATTGAGAGTCAATTTTCTCCAG GTGATGCTTTAGAAGGTGACCGAGATGATGATTCATTTAACATCATGAGTATGCCTGTTGATGATACTTATATATTGGAAGTCGAATTTGAAACTCAAATGGCAAATCCTGAGGAAACTCAAGTGGTGGATCTTGCAGAAGAAACCCAAGTGGTGGATCTTACTGGGGAAATCCAAGTGGTGGATCTTCCCAGGGATACCCAAGTGGTGGATCTTGATGGGGATACCCTATCGATGGACCTTGATGGGGAAACCCAAATGATAGATTTTGCCGACGAAACGCAGTTGGTGGATTTGTATGAGGAAACCCAAGTGGTGGATCTTCCAGGTGAAACTCAAGTCTTGGATGAGTTCAATGCTGAACTTTATCTTGCTGAATGCAAACAATCAAATAAAACTGATGTCACATGTGAGACCCAAAGATTATCCGAGGAACCTTCTGCTAAAATTGATGACAGTGTCTCCATTGAATTGGATAGCACAGTGGACAAGAATTCTCCTAAGGAAG AATCACCTTGCAGAGGATTTACCTCAATACGTGCTGCATCAATTAGGGCTTCTGGCTTGGCAGCCCGTGCCCGAGGAGCTAGTCATGGTTTGTCTACCACTAGTACCGATAAGTCTTCTATGGAACATCAGACATCTGAACTAAATGGTCCATCTCTTATTGGAAATGTGTCGAAGTCTCTTGAGAATGGCTACTCTAATGAAAGTGAGGGGAATCCAAACAGATACAAGATAACTAGTACAGCTGTGCGCAGACTTTTCAGAGAGGATGAAGATGCTGAAGGTGATAAAGCAGAAACCGAAATCAACCAGACAGATGATAATCATGATATGCTTGAAGTGTTAAGCTACGTCGATTCCCAGGAACCAGGGGATCTGTCACAGGAACGTGCACTTGAGGTTGTCAATAGGTTTCTTGATGTTAGTTTCATAGAACATGATGAAGACTTTGGAAAGAAGGTTCAAGATGTAAATAAACCAAAAGGTGTCTCTGCTGTAAAAGGTTCTCAAGATTTGGCCAAAAGGTCTACCCTCCAAAACACAACTGGAGAGTGCGGGATTTATGATTGGGATGATGCTCGCGAAGACGATGGTGGGGGAGAGTTTTTCCTGAAGAAAAGGGAACTTTTCTTCGACAATGTAGGTCCGGTGCCGAGATGCCTCACTGAACCTCGTAAATCCAAGTCTGTTGTAGAGAgtgataaaaaaatgaaagcaGACAGTAAGAGTAGACTAGGGAATTTAGTGCACTCAGATTTAGGATTGTTGCATAAAACAAGAGCAAAGCAAAAATCACTTCATGGAGAAGAGGTGGTGTCGAAGAATATTATAAGGAATTTGGAAGAACAGTTGCACGAAGTGTCTGTGCCTGAGTTGGCAGATAATTGTGTAGACAAGAACATTCCAGATGATATAGGTCCTGATACTCAAATGGCTGCTGAAGCTATGGGAGATTTGTGTTTTCAAGTACACTTGTCTGACAGTAATAAAAGTGGAAATAAAGCTGTAAGCAGCACATGGAAAGATACCACGCAAAATAAGTTCAGAAATAGTACTGTTCATTCAGAAGAAGACTTGCCATATTTTACTAGGGTTGGAGTTGTCACTAGACAAGCCAAACGAACAAAGAGGATCAGCACAAGAAACAGTACCATGTCCTCTCTTGCACCAGTTCAACGCAAAATAGCAAAGAAGAGAGACGATGGGGTGCTAAGGGAAGCAGAACAAAGGAGGTCGACAGTTGAAAATGTTTCCTCACATAATGGGGCCAAATTAACTGGTGAAAGGTCAGAGAAGTTTTCTGTACCAGTTCAGACATCCATGAAGTTAGATTGTCCCAAAGTGCCTTCTAATTCTGTTAATGCCAAGgatgaaataaataaacaggCGAGTGCCCGTTCAAGTGGGAAAAGGAAAAATGCTGTTACTATGACCATAGAGGACATTAGGAGGATTGGATTAACTCGTTTAAAGCAATCAAATAAAGCATTCCTTGATAAATCTAGTACCCCTGACATTGATGCAGTAAGTAATCTACAAGGAAAAAGATCTAGACAAGAAACATCAGCTGATGCACAGCATAGTAGACGGTTAACAAGATCAAGTAAGGTTGCCGGGATTAGTCCTACAAATCCGGACAAAGATTCATCAAATCACTTGCCACCTCGCTCGGATTCAGGATCCAGAAAAATCATCTCAAGAAAAAATGCGAAAGCTAAAAATTCAAGGAATGATGCTGATGTATGTGGTACTGATCGCTCTAATAAGAAATCAATTTCGGCTGATGCTGTCGGCTTGAACACATCTAAGCAAGGTGATGAGAAAGATTATGATGGGGCATGCACTGGAGGTGACGAAAGAAATGGCAGACAGGAAGCTTCACTGATATGTGGAACTTCGTATTCGACTTGTGCTACACCTACTACCCGTACGGCACTGAGACATGATGTATCTCCTATATGCAAGGGGGATGAATATCACAAACAGTCCTGCAGAAAGAACCAGTCTGTAATAGCTTTAATGAAAGAACTTGATGACCTACATACTGGTTCACCAGAACCATGTAGTGGAATGAGAGGatcgaggaagaggaaggatATCACAACTATAAGAGTTCTGTTTAGCCAGCACCTGGATGTAGATGTTGTCAAGCAGCAGAAAAAG ATATTGGCACGGCTGGGAGGTGGAGTTGCATCGTCTATGTTAGATGCTACTCATTTTATCGCAGATGAGTTTGTCCGCACAAGGAATATGCTAGAAGCAATTGCTTCCGGGAAACCTGTGGTTACTCGCTCGTGGATTGAAAGCTGTGGGCAAGCTAGTTGTCTTATCGACGagaaaaattacatacttagaGATGCGAAAAAGGAAAAGGAGTTTGGCTTTTGTTTGCCAGTATCTCTAGCAAGGGCGTCTCAACATCCACTTTTACAA GGACAAAAGGTCTTTGTTACCCCTAATACGAAGCCCGGTAAAGACATCTTAGTCAACTTGGTGAAGGCGGTTCATGGAATG CCGGTTGAGAGACTTGGCAGATCTGTATTTAAGGCTGAGCAACTTCCAGACGATTTGTTGATTCTATCTTGTGAAGAAGATTATGATGCTTGTCTTCCTTTTCTTGAAAAAG GCGGTACTATCTACAGCTCAGAGCTGCTCTTGAATGGCATAGTTAAACAGAAGCTAGAATATGAAAG GCATGGCCTCTTTGCTGATCATGTTAAGAGGACTAGATCAACAATGTGGTTGAAGAAAACAAACAAGTTTCTTCCTGTAACTAAATGA
- the LOC121771719 gene encoding U1 small nuclear ribonucleoprotein C-like — protein sequence MPRYYCDYCDTYLTHDSPSVRKQHNSGYKHKANIRSYYQKFEEQQTQILIDQKIKEHLGQTVVYQQIGAAYNQHLAAFPGARPRLPVMPPPMFPGPPQMVPGIRPPMLPIPVPGAPGYGNSPMAPMQPPPAPSLPPQTGGLPPPPSTSTPSPVPGGQPPSSSGAPPNATQMFNANPPGTSATSSAAGGYSYPQYSQTGH from the exons ATGCCGCG GTACTACTGTGATTATTGCGACACTTACTTGACTCATGATTCT CCATCTGTCAGAAAACAGCATAATTCTGGCTACAAACATAAG GCCAACATTAGATCCTACTACCAAAAGTTTGAGGAACAACAAACTCAAATTTTGATTGATCAGAAGATAAAGGAACATCTTGGGCAGACAGTAGTATACCAACAGATTGGTGCAGCTTATAACCAACATCTTGCTGCTTTTCCCGGAGCAAGGCCGCGCCTACCTGTCATGCCACCTCCTATGTTTCCGGGACCCCCTCAGATGGTCCCTGGTATCAGGCCTCCAATGTTGCCAATACCTGTTCCTGGTGCTCCTG GTTATGGAAATTCTCCAATGGCGCCAATGCAGCCTCCTCCTGCCCCTTCACTGCCTCCGCAAACCGGTGGgcttccacctccaccaagtACGAGTACTCCATCACCAGTTCCAGGAGGCCAACCCCCCAGCTCTAGCGGTGCGCCTCCTAATGCTACTCAAATGTTCAATGCCAATCCCCCAGGAACTTCTGCTACTTCTTCAGCTGCCGGTGGATATTCTTATCCACAGTACTCCCAAACTGGTCATTAG
- the LOC121772044 gene encoding serine/arginine-rich SC35-like splicing factor SCL28, translated as MARHRSRSCSRSRSRSPTRRKQYDEPRDRRRDRRSPAPSGLLVRNISLSSRPEDLRVPFERFGPVKDVYLPKNYYTGEPRGFGFVKFRDPEDAADAKSHMDRTVIGGREIRIVFAEENRKTPQEMRRVTRTSSRGSHRRRSPSYSPRRRYHSRSPPPSPARHRDSRDRGYGASQGRYSRHRSRSMSRSVSPEDDIGYRSSERHSRPLLRSVSPLDEKNHLPSLHSPSPRENGHTGYAGSRSPTPRRNSLSPERRR; from the exons ATGGCCAGGCATCGAAGCAGAAGCTGCAGCCGTAGCCGTAGCCGTAGCCCGACCAGAAGAAAGCAGTACGACGAGCCGCGCGACCGCCGCCGTGATCGTCGCTCGCCAGCTCCTTCCGGCCTCCTTGTTCGAAACATTTCGCTCAGCTCCAG GCCTGAAGATCTGAGGGTTCCCTTTGAAAGATTTGGTCCGGTAAAGGATGTGTATTTGCCGAAAAATTACTATACAGG GGAACCTCGTGGCTTTGGATTTGTCAAGTTCCGTGATCCTGAAGATGCAGCTGATGCAAAAAGTCACATGGATCGCACAGTTATTGGTGGCCGTGAAATAAGAATTGTGTTTGCTGAAGAAAACAGGAAAACTCCTCAAGAAATGCGTAGAGTCACTCGCACAAG CTCACGCGGAAGCCATAGGAGACGGAGTCCATCATATTCCCCTAGAAGGCGATATCACT CTCGATCACCACCACCCTCTCCAGCAAGGCACCGTGATTCAAG AGATAGGGGCTATGGAGCCAGTCAAGGTCGCTACTCTCGACACAGGTCGAGATCTATGTCTAGATCAGTTTCTCCGGAGGATGACATAGGTTACAGGTCCAGTGAGAGGCATTCCAGACCTCTCTTGAGATCTGTTTCCCCACTTGATGAGAAAAATCACTTGCCAAGTCTTCATTCCCCAAGTCCTAGAGAAAATGGACATACTGGCTATGCAGGGAGCAGATCCCCGACTCCAAGAAGAAACTCTTTGAGCCCGGAAAG GCGTCGCTGA